A segment of the Triticum urartu cultivar G1812 chromosome 1, Tu2.1, whole genome shotgun sequence genome:
TGTGACTAGATCGGTACAGCTTTCTTCTGATAGAAGGATGCGTTGTTTTGTTATAAGAGGTCAAATCAACACGAAGGAGTGTAACCCATTATTCTTTTTGAAACTAGCAAGTTGCATGTTTCTTAAATAGATAAACATATTTCATAGATTAAGAGCCTATTCGGTACTCCACCGGCTCCACGAAATCCTACGCTCCGGCTTCTCCAAGCGAGCTCCAGCTCCGCTCCAGTTTGTGGGAGCGAGGAAACTGTTCGGCCTGTTCGCTCCGCTCCAGTTTATGAGATGGGCTGAAAGCCCAATCTGGCCTAGGGCCCATACGGAGGGCATGTGGCAGGACAGAAAAGGTACTGAGAGACATAACgtgggagcaactagttaacgagggcttcttcgggagcctcgcaacgatcgtggcgctctcagccattcgccacgtatcgcgctctggacgctccctttggattttgtttttttatttttccgcacgcGTTTCCGGTTTTTTAAACGGGGTTTTCTCGACGTTTTGGTTTCCcccggtctttcttagcttttcgatCAAAAAAAAATTTACGCGAAAAAACGCGTTTCTTTTTCTTTCGTGAAAGTCATggttttcttccgcgagaggcatggttgtgctttagcgagagtcacggccgtgcctcttggaaacgaaaaaaaacgcgttttttgtttttttttttcttttgcgagagtcacggttttacttttgcgagaggcacggttgtgctttcgcgagagtcacggccgtgcgtctcggaaagggaaaaacaaaacacgttttttgttttttttcgttcgtgagagtcacggttttgcttccacgtccgtgcctctcggaaagggaaaaaatatgcgttttttgttttttttctttcacgagagtcacggttttgctttcgtgagaagcacggttgtgctttcgcgagagtcacggccgtgcctctcggaaagagaaaaacaaaacgcgttttctattttttttttcgtttgtgagagtcacggttttgctttcgcgagaggcacggttgtgcttacgcgaaagtcacggccgtgcctctcgaaaagggaaaaaatatgcgttttctgttttttttcctttcgcgagagtcacggttttgttttcgcgagaggcacggttatgctttcgcgagagtcacggccgtgcctctcgaaaatgaaaaaaaacgtgttttctgtttttttcctaacacgagagtcacggttttgcttccacgagaaaTACGGTTGTGATTTtgcgagaggcacgggcgtgcctctttcggaaagagAAAAACACCATGCTCTCGGTTCGGGTTTTCCGTCCGGTTTTTTTCATCCAGTTTCTTTCAtgaaaaaagttcgtcaaaacctatcaacataggatctagttttgaagatctcgacgcgaggaatccaatagtgaaaacggttcaagatttaaacgcacggtttaagagataaaacgttttgaataaacggatctacgaaaaaagggaaaactttcaggttgcgacaagtggtgcgctacatgtgcgccacttgtcacGATCTGAGAAAATAGAGTATTTTTTGCAACGAGTACTTTTTAATTAATGATTTTCAACATAACATGAACGAAGCGGCACGCAACTTATCGGTGGCAGTGTGTTGTAAATTTGACGACTCCTTCGTTTCCAAGATCTACGGAGCAGCCCATTCCCAGCTCTGCGATTTTCATCTGCGTATCGCTCCGCTCCGCTCCGTCGACTCCATGGAGTTGCAGCGTTCGAGTCAGCTCCGTCGGCTCTCGGACCAGAGTTGTGAAGTGGAGTGAATCCGAACGGGCCCTAACACTTCAATAAAAAAGATCTATATAGAACATTAATTTTTGTATACCTAAATGTTTTTTCCATAAACCGTCAGCATATTAGAAGCTGTTTTAGGATATTTGTGTACATTTTCTTTCACATGTCAGGCGTTTTTTTATTGACCTCGATCTCGAAGTCTACATCGCCGACTGAACTGAAATCGAAATTgtttctctctcatttttttgagGGGTAATGTTTCTCTCTCATAAAACGAGAAGGCGGAAACCtctttttattttgttttgtagTGAGAGAGCATGCGGCCCATACGCCTTGTGTGGGCCTGGGCTGTACGTATCCACAGCCTAGCACTCGCTCACTTGACACGGCCCCGTTCGGGCAGCCACACTCCACTCGCTCCATTCTGCACGCCAGCGACAGCAGCCGCAGCCCGCAGCGCGGCGGGGACAGCAACTCGACCCCATCTCCGGCACCGGGAGGGCGACGGTCTCCCTGGTACCCGCCACTCCTTCACTTCACGAGCGTTCCACCTCTCCCCTTGCCCTCTCGGTGGGGTTTGGATCTCGCTCCCTCCTCACCCCGCGGCAGCTGGCAATGCGCGCAAGGTGTTCGGCGCATTGCCTCCGCCCGGGAAAAAAATGTTGCTGATGCAGTTTCTTCTTTGCACTGTAGGACCGATGGCAGCAGAGAACGAACGGCACTGGCAGCCACCGTCGTCGTGGTCAGCCCTCCCGCTGGAACTGGCAGGCCTGGtgctccgcttgctccccgcatACGCCGACCGCGCCCGGTTCGCCGCGGTGTGCCCACAGTGGCGTGCCGCAGCCAGGCAGAAGCTGATGCCCCCTCCACTGCCGCTGCTCGCGCTCCCTGACGGCACCTTCTACAGCCTCCCCTATGACGAGCTCTTCCACTTCCCCGGCTGCGGCTTTGCTGGGTACAAGAGCGCCTGCGGCAGCTGGCTTGTCTTTCCGCACGACGATGGGTGCTTCCTTGTCAACCCGTTCTCCAGGGCTACCGTGACGCTCCCTGCTCTCTCAAGTGTCCGACTACGGCCTCCAAATGCAGTCGCTAAGTGGTCAGATGTGGGAAAGGCGAAATGTGCCCAACCCTTCTGCACATGGATGCATATCAATGACTCACGCGAGCGGCACATAATTAAGCTACTCATGTGCTCGCCAAACCTCGTTGCTGCACTGGTCGGTGTTGAATACACCAGTCAGATCCTAATGTGCCAGCCAGGGGCCTTGTCATGGTCGGTACGTGCATGCGATGAGTGTAAGGATTTTGAAGACATGGTGTTCTACCAGGGAAAGCTCTACGCCATTGCCGATGACGAGGACCTCCTTGTGGTGAACGTCAGCAGTGACCAAAGCACCGGCGATCCACAGGTTTCTCGGGTTGGAAGGGTCATCAAGGCCAAGGGTGACCGCTGCTACAAGGGGGACCTCAGCGTCTACCATGTTGTGTGTCGAGAGAACTCTGTACCCGTCATGCCCGTCAAGAAGGTCTATCTGGTTGAATCGTGTGGCGCCTTGCTGATGGTACGCAGGGAGATTTGGTGCCAGCCTCCTAGACCTGGAGTGACCAGTAAAATCGTTGCTGGAAAGAGCGAGTTTGAGGCATTCAAGGCTGACTTTGAGCACTCACAGTGGATCAAGGTGTCGACCATGGGGGATGACCAGGCTCTGTTTCTAGGGCGAAGGTGCTCCAGGGCTCTGTCCGTGTCTTGGTATGGCTTACTGGGCAATCGCATCTTCTTTTTGGATGACGATGACGAGCATCGTGTGGACTACTTCTACGATGAGGACAACACATCTTGCAGCTCCTACGACATGAGACTCGGCGATGTCTCTTCCCCTCATCCAATGATTTCCTGGAAGCGCCGCAAGGAGATGCGTCTGGCAGCATGGCTATTCCCCCGGGACTGAATTGAAGGTGTTATATTGTTGTTGACTTGTTGCTATACAAGCTATTCCCATGTTTATATAACCATGCTGTAGATGTTGGTGTCCATCCTTTATTTTGCAAGCTGCTCGCAGGTTATCTATCTGGCTGTGGTAAACATGGCGGTTCATTATGGTGTTCGGTGGTCCCATACAAGCCGTGAAATGCCTTAGTGAAGAGTATTTAACTTTCTTATGCCATAGTTGCCATGTATCAGTGATTGTCTGAATTTATTATGGTGGTCACTATGCAAGCTGTTAACTGCATCGGTTTTCAACCTGCACTGTGgttattttgttgtcatgttgtTTGACGGTTATTGTGCAAGGCTGCTCACATGTGTTATCCATCTGACCATGGTATGTATGGTGGTTGGTATCGTGTTCAGTGGTTCTCCTAGGAGCCGCGAATTGCATTAGTAGTATCTATCTGAACTTTGTTACTACTTTGTTAAGTGCCTTTAATCAGTGTTTGTCTGAACTTATGATGGCGGAGtacttactactactactactactactcagGTGGTTTTTCAATTAGTACTGTGGTTGTTGCTATGCCTCTGAATGATCTTAAACTGCGTCACTGTATCTTTGgcttgttttttttttcttttgcattgTTTTGGCAACTAACTCTGAATTGGTAGATTTGTTTGTGCTCGAGTTGTTACTCTATTGTGATGGCATTTAACTTGCAATGAACATTGTTCAGTTGTGCTGCTAGTGTGGTTTGACTGGATTTGGAGATTCACAGTTAATTTCTTGGTCCCTGCTCGAAGGCAACATGAATCGAAGTTGCTATGCGGATAAGCTGGCAAGCCATTTGAAAAGCTATTTAATCTCTACTcttaatggagcagttggtagtcttCGCCGGTCAATTTTCGTCCCACCTCCCCTGGTTTTTTTTGGTACTTCGTCCCACTTCCCGCAACCCACCGTTCCCCCGCATCTTACCTCCCGACCGCTAAAAAAATCATCAAGTTACAACGACGCCCATTGAGAACCGCGATGGTTCACAGGTAGAAAAACGTCCTAAACAAATCTAGTACGGTTAACCTACAAAAATACAGCTGACCGATCTGAAACAGAACCCCTAGGACCCGAAAAATCGTCGTGCCCTCGATGCCATTGCTTGTCGCTGTCAATCCTCCCTATCGTGCCTTTCTGGACGCAGCTTCCGTCCCCGCCGCTCAAACCCTTAGCCGCCGTCGCAGCCGCTCAAACCCTTGACCTCCTTCACCGCCGGTCCATCCCTTCGACGCCACCATCCGAGTGCAGAGACAGGAAGATCCCGTATGATCAGTCGCTGATCATCGGATCTGCGGGCGATCCAGTCGACTGGACACTATCTGGACCGGCGATTGCAAATACATGATGATCCCGTATGATCCCTCTGAGATAAGCTGATATGGACCGGCGTGACCCTTCCAGGTTTGGCGTTTATGTATTTAAACCTTTACAATACAGATCCTACTGCTAACCCTTACAAATCTTGATCTCTGATCGGTACCGTGATCATACGGTGCCAAGACTGACTTTGTGATCTCTGATCGGTACCGTGGTCATACTGTGCAAGATGTGAGAACCTGGAATCAAAAAATACAGGTTCCGTCACCATTCAATGACGGAGGAAAAGGAAATTTACACCGGACTGGCTAATATGACCACGGTTCCATACCTGCTTTGATCGATTTGTCAGCCCCAAATTCTTTACTCTTCTTGATTGAATGCTTGCAAGTGGTGAATCATCTCGTTGCCGGTGTCAGAATAAGCATCAAGTGGCAACACTCATCTCTTTTACCTGCAAGGATCTCAGTTTACGTGCACATAACTGACTCCCAGGTATCTTGCAGGTGACTTCTACTCTAGGAGTCTGGGGCTAGTGACGGCCCTCGGAGACGGTGTCATCAGCAGCAGCATCTGGCAAGTGCATCGAGTTTGCAGCTCACAACTTCAGTTTCCAGCCTCAAAGTGACATAAACAACAGGTAGTTATGACACTTGCATCTAATTGGTTCCATGCAATAGTCAAGGTTTCTATCCCAACTGAGTTTCAACAGCCTCAAAGTGAAGGTTCCATCAAATGGTTCTTGCACCTGTTATTGGGACAAATGGTAatcagaaagaaagaaaaaatctCATAGCACAAATTTATCTTACATTGATGAGAAATCAGATTTGTTTTTGCAGTGCTAAATTTTTTTTGCCTGTTTGAACTACCATCAGAAGCACCCTTTGTTTTCCATATGAGCCAGTATATGCTAATAGATGATGCATGTTTCTGCCCTTATTACACGGCCTCAAACTGCATCACTACCAAATAGAAAGTTCTGCTAGCCATTTGACCTCCTTCTCTTTAGTCAATGCACACTACCTGTTCTGGTGGCAATTACAGCGAACTGCTTAATTATTATTTGGTAGGTTGAGAACACGCAAAGTCTGTAGACTCATGCCAGCACACCATAAACAAATTACCATATTGTAATTGCCAGAACAGTAGATAACTAATATACAGCATCTATAATCCCTAAATTTTAGTGCTAGGATTCCTAATGGTCTGAAAATCCCATATCAACTTAAATAAAATTCTATTGCCTCACTGGTTGTAACACTAAAGAAATCAATGGCCCAATTAATTGTTCTCAATCACAAATCACAGCGACGAAGTATATTCTGAATTTACATCTGATGTGACACCACGCATGAAAAAGCTGGTAGAACATTCTAATCATACGGGAATTGTAAGACGCATACCTTTTATCTTTTGTTAAGATCGGCTTCCATCGCTAGGagttctttttccttttttcttcaCATCCTATATGAGATAATAACATGCAAAATATAAATATATATCAAAACTAACTTCGCACATGAACAGTTTTACCCTAGATAGTCAATTTTGTAAGGCGAACTTTGAGCTGGCACATGTAAGGCGAACTTTGAGCTGGCACATAGGATAGAGCTGAAGCTTCAAATTGTTTCAATATTTATGCTCTGAATCTACTTATATAATAAGCCGTATGTTAGAGCTTACGCTTCAATTTGGATGACCTGAAGCTATTTATAATATGAACTAATCCATAACAAGTAATGAACCATATGGTGTAGCTGAAGCTTCGCAAAACCTACTGCATTCACGGAACCGGAGTAGTACTACAGTTGGTGCAAGAGGCATATCTACTGATTTCACCAAATATCACAGGAACCGGCTATCTCGCCGTGCCAGGAAGTTTTGTTGATCATTAGGATGCTATATATATCCAAGTTCTATGTGATGAGTATGCAATAAAAGTGTATCTGATAACCTTGTTGAGATGATTTTGAGCTTGGGAAGCACCCTGATATCGACTATGCATCTCACAACTTTTGAAGATCTCGAGTTTGCAGCTCATAACAGGATCACATGCAAAAAAGTCACACAAAATAACCATCTGGATGAAGAGAAACAATAAATCTGACCAATAAAATACTTGATACTAAATAATATTAAACCATAAGGTTGAGCTGAAGCTTCGCATAACCTAATGCATTAACGGAACAGTAGTAGTACTATAGTAGGTGCAAGTGGCATATCTAAATGTTTCACCAAAGATCACCTGAACCTGCTCTTTCGCCGCGCCAGCAATTTCTGATGATCATTGAGATGCTATATATATCCAAGGCCTTATTGATTAAGTAACAACATAACAAAACTGCTTGAGTAAAGTTAGTTTTACAATATCGAGCTTGGAGCACCCTCAATGTTACTGCTGTGCGTGTAATCCAGTCCTGCCTTTTAATCTCATCATGCATATACATTGGAGATCGAAGATTGATTGCAAGCATCAATTTTGTACTGTATGATACCATGAAAACCTTTTGGTTCTAGAAAATACAGCAGTATGACCAAATGATGAATGTATACGGTCCACAAATAAAGGATCAAAGAGAACATCTAGCAGAGTTCAATCCTCATCCTTACTTCACTTCAGGCAAAGGTCATTAATTGTCAGTTATGTGTACTTGCATAGGTGCGTATGGGTAATTCAAGAAGCAAGGCGGTTGATCAGCAAACAAAAGAGGTCGTTACTACGGGTATGCTGGATTTCTACAAGAAAGTACTACACATAGGTTATTTGCATAAACGAACATTCGCAATCTTTTATTATCATGTTTTGCGGTCCTTAAAAGCGTGATAACTGTTGATCCTAATACTACGGGCATGCTTTTACCTATCATAATGTGGTACACATGAGTTCTGTGCATTTCTGATAATCACATGCTAAAAGCATAATGCTTTTCAGGCCTTACGAGCTCTACAATAGTTGAAGATAACAAAATGCAAGCATCTTACCCAGATCTCAAAATGTTGGGGAAAATTCAGCTACGGTTCCAGGTATTTTGCTTGTGTGAATATTGTTGGGAATTTTGCCATGTAGATACGACGGCAATATCATTGGCCTTATATTCATGATGGTTATAACTCTACAGATGGATCATTGTCGCTTTCGGATGGAGAGCATAATGAGGCTTCCTTCACAACTCCTAATATACAGAATTTGGAATTTAGCAAATATGTAGATGGTACTCACTCAACCGCATTACATCTGGCAAGATTGTTTAACCATATAATGTCGCATATATATCATTGATTTTATTTTCTTAATGGTTACAACCCTACAGATGGAACAAGTTCGCTTCGTATTAAAGACCATCATGATGGTTCGTTGTTGGGTTCCAACAATCTAACTCTTGATTGTGGCACAAATGTAGCTGGCAAAAACACCATTGGTACCGACTCATTCATATTTAAAATGCCATTAGTATACTTATGGGAAGTCATTTTCGTGTACAATGTGTTGCAATTTTTTCATATTGGTAATCTATAGGCGGTGAACCTCCAAACGAAGATATCGATGGTGCGACAAAGCTAACAGGTATTCCCACGGATGCTTATCTAACATCCATTATGACCTGATGTACATATGGTGCGACAAAGCATTATGGAATTTGTGTTTTATACTTTTGACATGTTGCAGACGACATCAGATCCATCGACCTAAGCCATATATCAAATGAACAATTCAACACACAAAGGCGTGCAGCTTATCATAAGAAACCAGTCCAAGACAATGTGTTATTGCAAGAGGTTCAACAGACCTGCTTTTCGAAATCTGGTAATTTGTTTAACTGCATGTTGATGACTAATAGTTGCGGCATTCAACTTATGTAATAGTACTCTTATATTTTGTGTCAATGTGATCTACATGAGTTGTAAACATAATCTTGCTACATGCAGATGCTGTTTTTATTCACTAACAACCATATTTTTAATTCATCTCGTAGAACATCTGGAACTTAACAACGCGTGGAGGCGGGAATCTTATCGCATGAGCAAGACACAGGGTTTGAAAAAACAACAAGTCGATAGCCACATGGTTCAACGTCGTACGCTAGGTGATATCACGAATGTTCGTCAACCTAATCATGTGATCTCGGGTACATCATTTACTCATTGTTTATCAATTTTCATGCGTGGCGTCCCCTTGTTATATCATCATATAATACTGACCTATCATGTTGAATCAGATGACTTGAATGTCACCAAAGAGAATGCGGCAATAACGGAAGAAGATCGCAAAAGAGATCATAGAAACGCCCTAAGGAGAGCTTCTTATCGGAGGAAAAAAGAGCGGGTTCTCCAAGAAGATAAACTCTGCACCCTTAATGAGTCTGGTAAGAACTAATGACCTTTGAATCATCATTGTTATCTTCGAGTCATTTCTTAACCATTAAATTTTGTGTATAATTTACTAACCATGTTTAACCAGACAACCCAACTAGCTCCGCCTATACAACATTATCGCTGACTGACTCAGCATTTACTGTTACAACTACGGAAACATCTAATCTGGTTAATGACAATGATCTCCATGGTAATCGACTTGTGAATAAGATGTCATCAATGTGCTCAGATTATGTTTTACTCACTAGCATTTAAATTATGTCCAAAATGACACCAGACGTTGACGAGAATATACTTGAAGAAACTTGTCATTTAAACGAGGAAGATCGCAAGAGAGATCATAGAAATGCACTAAGGA
Coding sequences within it:
- the LOC125538968 gene encoding F-box protein SKIP23-like, translating into MAAENERHWQPPSSWSALPLELAGLVLRLLPAYADRARFAAVCPQWRAAARQKLMPPPLPLLALPDGTFYSLPYDELFHFPGCGFAGYKSACGSWLVFPHDDGCFLVNPFSRATVTLPALSSVRLRPPNAVAKWSDVGKAKCAQPFCTWMHINDSRERHIIKLLMCSPNLVAALVGVEYTSQILMCQPGALSWSVRACDECKDFEDMVFYQGKLYAIADDEDLLVVNVSSDQSTGDPQVSRVGRVIKAKGDRCYKGDLSVYHVVCRENSVPVMPVKKVYLVESCGALLMVRREIWCQPPRPGVTSKIVAGKSEFEAFKADFEHSQWIKVSTMGDDQALFLGRRCSRALSVSWYGLLGNRIFFLDDDDEHRVDYFYDEDNTSCSSYDMRLGDVSSPHPMISWKRRKEMRLAAWLFPRD